In a single window of the Drosophila miranda strain MSH22 chromosome XL, D.miranda_PacBio2.1, whole genome shotgun sequence genome:
- the LOC108159045 gene encoding BTB/POZ domain-containing protein 9 isoform X1 translates to MSSQGHHKMHRSSSSTGKSNKPDQEFTDEIDLCDRFSADMARLCMNEHYSDVEFVVEEQLLPAHRVILAARSEYFRALLYGGMSETTQRRITLEVSLDPFKVLLRYIYSGTLLLSTLDEDAVIDVLGMANQYGFQDLEMAISKYLRQYLALSNVCMILDAARLYNLDELTNVCLAFMDRNARELLQHDSFKMLSKESLEEVLRRDSFFAAEVHIFQAVWKWSRYNPNVDIKSVVSFVRLPLMNLEDLLQVVRPSTILEPDKILDALQERSTSKSLPYRAALWPDENVATEKHDSYCIQGDCRSALLDGDVTDYDMENGYTRHSITENNPGIVVELGTTFMINHIRMLLWDRDSRAYSYYVEVSGDMMHWECVVDYSEYHCRSWQYLYFPARAVRYIRLMGTQNTVNRVFHVVGLEAMHTSNVPELVGHFVAPQRNVATVDLSAIVTDGVSRTRNALINGDYVRYDWDSGYTCHQLGSGDIVVRLGQPYHVGSMRLLLWDCDDRTYSFYIETSTNRRDWQIVVDRRNDKVRSWQNFHFTPRPVVFIRIVGTRNTANESQIQIFHCVHLECPSQDKSYLKEKEKEKEFGRERERERERKRDLGNLLKPITPTDDNIASTSASAIAALAAISLSPSGSPPAGASSQNELKPSIPCLPQTSDALADVISKAEAQLERDTPDEVPSAPPSPATVSTPAEAHAEPPPPQEKEKEQEQKQEQAALPEPVPSPLLVELEPNEPATTTEDTTAAAPMAATTAAAAAPHLQRR, encoded by the exons ATGAGCAGCCAGGGACACCACAAGATGCATAGATCGTCCTCCTCCACCGGCAAGAGTAACAAACCCGATCAGGAGTTCACCGATGAAATCGATCTGTGCGACCGCTTCTCGGCGGACATGGCTCGGCTCTGCATGAACGAGCACTACTCGGACGTGGAGTTCGTGGTCGAGGAGCAGCTCCTGCCGGCCCATCGCGTTATCCTGGCAGCGCGCAGCGAGTACTTCCGTGCGCTGCTATACGGGGGCATGTCAGAGACGACACAACGACGGATTACGCTGGAGGTGTCGCTGGATCCGTTCAAAGTGCTACTCCGGTACATTTACTCTGGAACGTTGCTGCTGTCCACCTTGGACGAGGATGCCGTGATCGACGTCCTCGGCATGGCCAATCAGTACGGTTTCCAGGACCTAGAGATGGCCATATCAAAATATCTGCGTCAGTATCTGGCTCTCAGCAACGTATGCATGATCCTGGATGCAGCACGCCTCTACAACCTGGACGAGCTGACCAATGTGTGTCTAGCGTTCATGGATCGCAATGCACGCGAATTGCTGCAGCACGACTCATTCAAAATGCTCTCCAAG GAATCTCTAGAGGAAGTCCTGCGGCGGGATTCGTTCTTTGCCGCCGAAGTGCACATCTTTCAGGCCGTTTGGAAGTGGAGCCGCTACAATCCGAATGTCGACATCAAGTCGGTGGTCTCGTTCGTCCGTCTGCCACTCATGAATCTCGAGGACCTGCTGCAGGTGGTGCGACCCTCCACCATTCTCGAGCCAGACAAAATACTCGATGCCCTTCAAGAGAGGAGCACCTCAAAGTCGCTGCCCTACAGGGCCGCCTTGTGGCCCGATGAGAATGTGGCCACGGAAAAGCATGACTCGTATTGCATTCAGGGCGATTGCCGGTCGGCCCTGCTCGACGGAGACGTCACCGACTACGACATGGAGAACGGCTACACGCGACACTCGATCACCGAAAACAATCCCGGCATTGTCGTTGAGCTGGGCACCACCTTCATGATAAATCACATCCGCATGCTGCTGTGGGACCGGGACAGTCGGGCCTACTCCTACTACGTGGAGGTCTCTGGCGACATGATGCACTGGGAGTGCGTGGTGGACTACAGCGAGTACCACTGCCGATCCTGGCAGTATCTATACTTTCCGGCTCGGGCCGTCCGCTACATTCGGCTCATGGGCACACAGAACACCGTCAATCGG GTGTTCCATGTCGTCGGACTTGAGGCCATGCACACGAGCAATGTGCCCGAGCTGGTCGGTCACTTTGTTGCGCCGCAGCGAAATGTGGCCACCGTCGATCTGAGCGCCATTGTGACGGACGGGGTCAGCCGCACCCGCAATGCCCTCATCAACGGGGACTATGTGCGCTATGACTGGGACTCAGGGTACACCTGCCACCAGCTGGGCAGCGGCGATATTGTGGTCCGCCTAGGGCAGCCCTATCACGTGGGATCGATGCGTCTGCTGCTGTGGGACTGCGACGATCGCACCTACAGCTTCTACATTGAGACCTCGACGAATCGGCGCGACTGGCAAATAGTGGTGGACCGGCGCAATGACAAGGTTCGCTCCTGGCAGAACTTTCACTTCACTCCCCGGCCCGTTGTCTTCATACGGATTGTGGGCACCAGGAATACCGCGAATGAG TCCCAAATACAGATATTCCACTGCGTCCATCTCGAGTGCCCGTCGCAGGACAAGAGCTACCTCAAGGAAAAGGAGAAGGAAAAGGAGTTCGGCCGAGAGCGcgaacgggaacgggaacggaaACGAGATCTGGGGAATCTCCTCAAGCCGATTACCCCAACGGATGACAACATTGCCTCCACCTCTGCGTCAGCTATAGCCGCCCTTGCAGCCATCAGCCTATCACCATCAGGATCACCGCCGGCGGGTGCGTCCAGCCAGAACGAACTCAAACCGAGCATCCCCTGTCTGCCACAGACATCCGATGCACTGGCCGACGTTATATCGAAAGCGGAGGCACAGCTTGAACGGGACACACCAGACGAAGTCCCCTCTGCGCCGCCTTCGCCTGCAACAGTATCGACGCCTGCAGAGGCCCATGCTGAACCACCTCCGCCGCAGGAGAAGGAGAAAGAAcaggagcagaagcaggagcaggcggCACTGCCTGAGCCAGTGCCATCACCTCTTCTGGTCGAGCTGGAGCCAAATgagccagcaacaacaacagaagatacaacagcagcagcaccaatggcggcaacaacagcagcagcagcggctccTCATCTCCAGCGACGCTGA
- the LOC108159045 gene encoding BTB/POZ domain-containing protein 9 isoform X2, with the protein MSSQGHHKMHRSSSSTGKSNKPDQEFTDEIDLCDRFSADMARLCMNEHYSDVEFVVEEQLLPAHRVILAARSEYFRALLYGGMSETTQRRITLEVSLDPFKVLLRYIYSGTLLLSTLDEDAVIDVLGMANQYGFQDLEMAISKYLRQYLALSNVCMILDAARLYNLDELTNVCLAFMDRNARELLQHDSFKMLSKESLEEVLRRDSFFAAEVHIFQAVWKWSRYNPNVDIKSVVSFVRLPLMNLEDLLQVVRPSTILEPDKILDALQERSTSKSLPYRAALWPDENVATEKHDSYCIQGDCRSALLDGDVTDYDMENGYTRHSITENNPGIVVELGTTFMINHIRMLLWDRDSRAYSYYVEVSGDMMHWECVVDYSEYHCRSWQYLYFPARAVRYIRLMGTQNTVNRVFHVVGLEAMHTSNVPELVGHFVAPQRNVATVDLSAIVTDGVSRTRNALINGDYVRYDWDSGYTCHQLGSGDIVVRLGQPYHVGSMRLLLWDCDDRTYSFYIETSTNRRDWQIVVDRRNDKVRSWQNFHFTPRPVVFIRIVGTRNTANEIFHCVHLECPSQDKSYLKEKEKEKEFGRERERERERKRDLGNLLKPITPTDDNIASTSASAIAALAAISLSPSGSPPAGASSQNELKPSIPCLPQTSDALADVISKAEAQLERDTPDEVPSAPPSPATVSTPAEAHAEPPPPQEKEKEQEQKQEQAALPEPVPSPLLVELEPNEPATTTEDTTAAAPMAATTAAAAAPHLQRR; encoded by the exons ATGAGCAGCCAGGGACACCACAAGATGCATAGATCGTCCTCCTCCACCGGCAAGAGTAACAAACCCGATCAGGAGTTCACCGATGAAATCGATCTGTGCGACCGCTTCTCGGCGGACATGGCTCGGCTCTGCATGAACGAGCACTACTCGGACGTGGAGTTCGTGGTCGAGGAGCAGCTCCTGCCGGCCCATCGCGTTATCCTGGCAGCGCGCAGCGAGTACTTCCGTGCGCTGCTATACGGGGGCATGTCAGAGACGACACAACGACGGATTACGCTGGAGGTGTCGCTGGATCCGTTCAAAGTGCTACTCCGGTACATTTACTCTGGAACGTTGCTGCTGTCCACCTTGGACGAGGATGCCGTGATCGACGTCCTCGGCATGGCCAATCAGTACGGTTTCCAGGACCTAGAGATGGCCATATCAAAATATCTGCGTCAGTATCTGGCTCTCAGCAACGTATGCATGATCCTGGATGCAGCACGCCTCTACAACCTGGACGAGCTGACCAATGTGTGTCTAGCGTTCATGGATCGCAATGCACGCGAATTGCTGCAGCACGACTCATTCAAAATGCTCTCCAAG GAATCTCTAGAGGAAGTCCTGCGGCGGGATTCGTTCTTTGCCGCCGAAGTGCACATCTTTCAGGCCGTTTGGAAGTGGAGCCGCTACAATCCGAATGTCGACATCAAGTCGGTGGTCTCGTTCGTCCGTCTGCCACTCATGAATCTCGAGGACCTGCTGCAGGTGGTGCGACCCTCCACCATTCTCGAGCCAGACAAAATACTCGATGCCCTTCAAGAGAGGAGCACCTCAAAGTCGCTGCCCTACAGGGCCGCCTTGTGGCCCGATGAGAATGTGGCCACGGAAAAGCATGACTCGTATTGCATTCAGGGCGATTGCCGGTCGGCCCTGCTCGACGGAGACGTCACCGACTACGACATGGAGAACGGCTACACGCGACACTCGATCACCGAAAACAATCCCGGCATTGTCGTTGAGCTGGGCACCACCTTCATGATAAATCACATCCGCATGCTGCTGTGGGACCGGGACAGTCGGGCCTACTCCTACTACGTGGAGGTCTCTGGCGACATGATGCACTGGGAGTGCGTGGTGGACTACAGCGAGTACCACTGCCGATCCTGGCAGTATCTATACTTTCCGGCTCGGGCCGTCCGCTACATTCGGCTCATGGGCACACAGAACACCGTCAATCGG GTGTTCCATGTCGTCGGACTTGAGGCCATGCACACGAGCAATGTGCCCGAGCTGGTCGGTCACTTTGTTGCGCCGCAGCGAAATGTGGCCACCGTCGATCTGAGCGCCATTGTGACGGACGGGGTCAGCCGCACCCGCAATGCCCTCATCAACGGGGACTATGTGCGCTATGACTGGGACTCAGGGTACACCTGCCACCAGCTGGGCAGCGGCGATATTGTGGTCCGCCTAGGGCAGCCCTATCACGTGGGATCGATGCGTCTGCTGCTGTGGGACTGCGACGATCGCACCTACAGCTTCTACATTGAGACCTCGACGAATCGGCGCGACTGGCAAATAGTGGTGGACCGGCGCAATGACAAGGTTCGCTCCTGGCAGAACTTTCACTTCACTCCCCGGCCCGTTGTCTTCATACGGATTGTGGGCACCAGGAATACCGCGAATGAG ATATTCCACTGCGTCCATCTCGAGTGCCCGTCGCAGGACAAGAGCTACCTCAAGGAAAAGGAGAAGGAAAAGGAGTTCGGCCGAGAGCGcgaacgggaacgggaacggaaACGAGATCTGGGGAATCTCCTCAAGCCGATTACCCCAACGGATGACAACATTGCCTCCACCTCTGCGTCAGCTATAGCCGCCCTTGCAGCCATCAGCCTATCACCATCAGGATCACCGCCGGCGGGTGCGTCCAGCCAGAACGAACTCAAACCGAGCATCCCCTGTCTGCCACAGACATCCGATGCACTGGCCGACGTTATATCGAAAGCGGAGGCACAGCTTGAACGGGACACACCAGACGAAGTCCCCTCTGCGCCGCCTTCGCCTGCAACAGTATCGACGCCTGCAGAGGCCCATGCTGAACCACCTCCGCCGCAGGAGAAGGAGAAAGAAcaggagcagaagcaggagcaggcggCACTGCCTGAGCCAGTGCCATCACCTCTTCTGGTCGAGCTGGAGCCAAATgagccagcaacaacaacagaagatacaacagcagcagcaccaatggcggcaacaacagcagcagcagcggctccTCATCTCCAGCGACGCTGA